The following proteins are co-located in the Myroides profundi genome:
- the tssD gene encoding type VI secretion system tube protein TssD, with translation MAQDNSRAILKFNGGEAQKVLKLDYGVSRTVDVSGRVASDPSNALITITVEATDKSDILESLLNGKYKPTVGEVTFNKSHEEGTLITLKWSNGYVIQHNLDFDAINSNSMYITFVVSAESIDYGNSAYQGTWPSA, from the coding sequence ATGGCACAAGACAATTCAAGAGCTATCTTAAAATTCAATGGCGGAGAAGCGCAAAAAGTATTAAAATTAGATTATGGAGTATCTAGAACAGTAGACGTATCAGGACGTGTAGCATCTGATCCATCTAATGCTCTTATCACAATCACTGTAGAGGCCACAGATAAATCTGATATTCTAGAGAGTTTACTAAATGGAAAGTATAAACCAACAGTTGGAGAAGTTACTTTTAATAAATCTCACGAAGAAGGGACACTTATTACTTTAAAATGGTCAAATGGATATGTAATCCAACACAATTTAGATTTTGATGCAATTAACTCAAACAGTATGTATATCACATTTGTAGTTAGTGCAGAGTCTATCGATTATGGAAATTCAGCATACCAAGGAACTTGGCCAAGCGCATAA